From Mycobacterium colombiense CECT 3035:
CCGCCGGCCTTCTTGATGGCCGCGACGACATCGCTGGCGGTCACGGAGCCGAACAGCTTCCCGGAATCGGCCGCGGTCTTCACCGGCAGCGAGACCGGGCCGAGCGCCTCGATCGCCGTCTTGAGTTCGTTGGCGTGCCCGAGGTCGCGGACCGCCTTGGTTTCGCGGGCCCGGCGGATATCGTCGGCCTGCTTCTGCGCGCCGCGGGAGGCGAAGATCGCCAACCCGCGCGGGAGCAGAAAGTTGCGGCCGTAACCGTCCTTGACCTCGACCGTGTCGCCGACGGCACCAAGGTGGTCGACGTCAGCCGTCAGAATCAGCTTCATCGTTTCGTACTTTCGGTAGGCCTGCGGCGACTATCGCGCCGAGGAGGTAAAGGGCAGCAGCGCCACCTCGCGGGCGTTCTTCACCGCGATGGCGATGTCCCGCTGGTGCTGCACGCAATTGCCGGTCACGCGACGCGCACGGATCTTGCCGCGCTCGCTGATGTACGTA
This genomic window contains:
- the rplI gene encoding 50S ribosomal protein L9, producing MKLILTADVDHLGAVGDTVEVKDGYGRNFLLPRGLAIFASRGAQKQADDIRRARETKAVRDLGHANELKTAIEALGPVSLPVKTAADSGKLFGSVTASDVVAAIKKAGGPNLDKRIVRLPKSHIKAIGTHPVAVHLHPEVDVEVALEVVAQS
- the rpsR gene encoding 30S ribosomal protein S18; translation: MAKSNKRRPAPEKPVKARKCVFCAKKDQAIDYKDTALLRTYISERGKIRARRVTGNCVQHQRDIAIAVKNAREVALLPFTSSAR